From Paenibacillus sp. PvR098:
ATGAACCGACAACAGGCCTGCATATCCATGATATAGACCGTCTGCTTAAAGTGCTTCACCGATTAGTGGAGAACGGCGATTCCGTACTTGTGATCGAACACAATCTTGATGTGATCAAGACGGCCGATTATATCATTGACCTCGGACCTGATGGCGGGAATCGCGGTGGAAGCATTGTAGCCACCGGTACACCGGAGGACGTCGTGAAAGTGGAAGGGTCCTACACGGGTAAGTATTTAAAACCGATTCTTGAACGTGACACATCCCGTTCGAAGGATTACCGTCAGCGGTTGAAAGAGATGGAAGACGCAGTGGTGTAACGATTCTACTGGACCGATTTATCGAGGATAGATGACAGTAAGGGGCTGACCATTTAAGCGAAATGCTCACTTAAACGGTCAGCCCTTTTTGTAGTGCTGCTTGAATAAACAATTCAAAGTAAACTAAAAAGCCGGTTGGCGGGGAGTCCCCACCAGCCGGCTTTAATTCATTTCATTGTGTGGATTGTATAAATTAAGAAGCAGCCAAAATGGATGTCAACTTATCTTGGAAAGCCGGAACACCAACACGGTTAACAAACTGATGGAACGTTTCTTCCGGGCTGCGGTTTTCTTTATAGTACAAAATCAACTGCTCCAGAACAGGTGCCACTTGGTCGCCTTTCACGCGGCCTTTAATCGGCTCATTGAACTTGGCTCCAGGTCCGAGGATACCGCCAACGGCGATGTCAAATGCGTCAACCATGCCTTCTGGAGTTTTGATCAAGGCACCCTGCAGACCGATGTCTGCAATCTGCTTCTGGCCACAGGCGTTCGGACAACCGATGAAGTGGATGCGAATTTCTTCGTCCAGCTCAACTTTGGAATCAAGATACTCAGCTACACGAATAGCTCTTTCCTTAGTTTCTACCACCGCGAGGTTGCAGAACTCGTTCCCTGTACAGGAAACCGTACGGGATATGAAATGGTTCGGGTTTGGCGTCAGACGTTCAAGGACCTTCTCGGCCAACACCTTATCCACGTTGTCGTCTTTGACACCGGAGATGATGATGTTTTGGGAAACGGTGGTACGAATATGACCGTCGCCATAAGCATCTGCGATCCGGGCAAGCTCAGCGAATTCTTCACCGCTTAAACGGCCTACTGGAAGGCTCAAACCAACATAGTTCAAGCCAGCTTGTTTCTGAGGATGAACTCCGTCGAAGTAAGCAGCCTTCCAGCCCACGGTTTTGTCTTCACCGAGGGATGGCATATCGCCGATCAGCTCGATCAGTTTATCTTTGAACTTCTCTGGACCCCAATCTGCAACCAGGAACTTCAGACGTGCATGATGTCTTTTTTCACGGTATCCGTAGTCGCGGAAGATCGTGGTAACGCCTGTTGCCACCTTCAGAACTTCCTCAGGACGAACGAACATATCGAGCTGCTTCGCCAGATGAGGTTTTGCAGACAGACCGCCGCCAACCCACACATGGAAGCCGATGACTTCTTGACCGTTGATCACTTTCGTTGCCGGCGTGAACGCCAAGCATTGAATTTCAGCATGACCGGAGTTATAAATATTAGAAGAAATGGACATTTTATATTTACGTGGAAGGTTCGAGAAATCACGATTCATCAAGAAGAAATCGTTCACTTGATTTACGAGAGCCGTCGTATCCATTAACTCATCCCGGTCAATATCGGCGAGTGGATTTCCTACTACTGTACGAGGGCAGTCGCCGCATGCTTCGTAGGAATACAAGCCTACCTTTTCCAAACGGTTGAAAATGTCAGGCAGGTTTTCTACACGCAACCAGTGGAACTGAATTGCTTGGCGCGTGGTCACGTCCATCAGGTCACGTCCATAGTCTTTCGCGATACCAGCAATGGCACGAGCTTGATCGGCAGTCATCACGCCGGAGTTAATACGCACGCGCATCATAAAGTGACCGTCTTTTGGTTTTTGTTCGTATACGCCGGCCCATTTGAAACGGTTCATGTCGTCTTCAGTAATGGAATCGTAGCCCTCGTTAGCGTATTTTTCGATAATGGTGCGAATGACGTCGAGGCCGTCTTTTTCCAGCTTCGCGATCTCCATCTTGTTCAGCTTGGACGTATCGGATGCCCAAATGGCTTCATATGCCATAGTGTAATGCCCTCCCTAACCTATTGAAGAAATTCCGATTAATTTAGTATGAAAAAACTATAATCATCTTACCACTTTTGGTGCGGTACGTAAATCGTATCGGGATACAGCTTTATAAGAATTTGTTATATTAAAAATTGAATTCGGTTATACCAATGAAAAACTTGACAATCTTGTTACATTTGGGGGCTTTTATGCCATTTGTAAAAGGCTCTACGGATAAATCGCTTGCACATCCGGACGAGTCAAGATAAGATAGAAACTAAGCATTTTTGTATATTGAAGGAGGTCTCTCCATGTTTTTGGCTGAAGAGGCAGCAGCTACAGCAAGCAAATTTACCGGTTTCGATCCGTTCGTAATATTGTTTACGATCGTTATTGCCATTGGCTTGATGCGTCTGCTCGCTGCACCTAAGAAGAATCCGTTTGCCATCGGTTTCGCTATCGTAAGCTTGCTGGTTTTTTTAACTATGGTCGTTGTCATGATCATGGGCTGGATGGGTAAACTGTAAGTATACGTTTCACAAACATAAATAGAGACGTGGAAAAGGCAGTGCTGAGGCACTGTTTTTTTGTTTTTTATACCTTCGCGCTCATGTAAAAAGGGTTACGGCCTCTGCTTGCTGCAGAAGCCGTAACCCTTTTTACTTTATGCCCACCACATCTCGCCGAGCGGTTCTTTGATCAGAACCTGCTGCAGATTTTGGACAGCTTTAGTGAAGCCTTCCTCTATCGACATCAGGCCGTCCTCATGCTCGATACTCACCACATAATCGTAG
This genomic window contains:
- a CDS encoding nitrite/sulfite reductase → MAYEAIWASDTSKLNKMEIAKLEKDGLDVIRTIIEKYANEGYDSITEDDMNRFKWAGVYEQKPKDGHFMMRVRINSGVMTADQARAIAGIAKDYGRDLMDVTTRQAIQFHWLRVENLPDIFNRLEKVGLYSYEACGDCPRTVVGNPLADIDRDELMDTTALVNQVNDFFLMNRDFSNLPRKYKMSISSNIYNSGHAEIQCLAFTPATKVINGQEVIGFHVWVGGGLSAKPHLAKQLDMFVRPEEVLKVATGVTTIFRDYGYREKRHHARLKFLVADWGPEKFKDKLIELIGDMPSLGEDKTVGWKAAYFDGVHPQKQAGLNYVGLSLPVGRLSGEEFAELARIADAYGDGHIRTTVSQNIIISGVKDDNVDKVLAEKVLERLTPNPNHFISRTVSCTGNEFCNLAVVETKERAIRVAEYLDSKVELDEEIRIHFIGCPNACGQKQIADIGLQGALIKTPEGMVDAFDIAVGGILGPGAKFNEPIKGRVKGDQVAPVLEQLILYYKENRSPEETFHQFVNRVGVPAFQDKLTSILAAS